Proteins from a single region of Malassezia restricta chromosome IV, complete sequence:
- a CDS encoding guanine nucleotide-binding protein G(i) subunit alpha: MGLCRSAPISNEEDWDPRQRSAEIDKHISEVSRHEFREYKLLLLGSGESGKTTIVKQMKIIHQNGYSKQELYMFRLTVIKNLIDSVRAIALALRLLGMEPERLESREAADVLTQYEVPADANAFLPPEIGELIQTLWTDPIIPRLLERRSEFYMMDNAGYFLDAAPRIAMDSYIPTQEDVLHARSKTVGISETRFEMGRGLAIHLVDVGGQRSERNKWIHCFDAVTSVIFCVALSEYDQVLLEDSHQNRMAESLVLFESIINSRWFQRSSIILFLNKIDIFKQKLARRPLSDYFPEYTGGDDVNKAAKYILWRFMQVNHSKLCIYPHITQATDTTNIRLVFAAVKETILQNSLRETGFL, translated from the coding sequence ATGGGTCTGTGTCGATCGGCGCCCATAAGCAACGAGGAGGACTGGGATCCTCGGCAGCGCAGTGCGGAGATTGACAAGCACATATCGGAGGTGAGTCGGCATGAGTTTCGGGAGTACAAGCTGCTTCTGTTGGGCAGTGGGGAGTCGGGGAAGACGACGATTGTCAAGCAGATGAAGATTATCCACCAGAATGGGTACTCGAAGCAGGAGCTGTACATGTTCCGCCTGACGGTGATCAAGAACTTGATCGACTCGGTGCGTGCGATTGCGTTGGCGCTTCGTCTGCTGGGCATGGAGCCGGAGCGCTTGGAGAGTCGGGAGGCGGCTGATGTGTTGACGCAGTATGAGGTGCCTGCTGATGCGAATGCGTTTCTTCCGCCTGAGATTGGCGAGCTGATTCAGACGCTGTGGACGGACCCGATCATCCCGCGGTTGTTGGAGCGCCGGAGTGAGTTTTACATGATGGACAATGCGGGCTATTTTCTGGatgcggcgccgcgcattGCCATGGACTCGTATATTCCGACGCAGGAGGATgtgctgcatgcgcgctCGAAGACGGTGGGCATTTCTGAGACGCGATTCGAGATGGGACGTGGCCTCGCGATCCATCTGGTCGATGTGGGGGGACAGCGGTCGGAGCGGAACAAGTGGATCCACTGCTTTGACGCGGTGACCTCGGTGATCTTTTGCGTGGCTCTGAGCGAGTATGACCAGGTGCTGTTGGAGGACAGCCATCAGAATCGCATGGCTGAGAGCCTGGTGCTGTTTGAGAGTATCATCAACAGCCGCTGGTTCCAGCGGTCTTCGATCATTCTGTTTCTGAACAAAATTGACATTTTCAAGCAAAagctggcgcggcgcccgctGTCGGACTACTTTCCTGAGTATACGGGGGGCGATGATGTGAACAAGGCTGCCAAGTACATTCTCTGGCGCTTTATGCAGGTCAATCATTCGAAGCTGTGCATCTACCCGCACATTACGCAAGCGACGGACACGACGAATATCAGGCTCGTGTTTGCTGCCGTGAAGGAGACGATTTTGCAAAACTCGCTACGGGAGACGGGTTTTTTGTAG
- a CDS encoding translational activator GCN1, with translation MRTRDIKQWLRAADPAEAESPYDSDDEMAPDHEEPARPSIMEEAESDWDAFISCTASLLRETKSKRRHKFVNETIPMVAKDPETTSSERVALYKLLLEASFWHTDLNTRFYLVQAGYVLLEADTASAPAKPCSSMLVDEAVHALEAETERLTRPDLCHTETRVQLETLYAWLHYVLTVAIRGDHVALKTDKAFIELVRMRARVYGTHMALRFPWIQLFHCIMTKHRAWEEDLSSLSLMLHVALNIQAPDAWGAFLMQERILSNAHFTKEPHKQAAHELIESVKAPVLQYYTTHVICSKTPVPRAVRDAMAHRWLYFFEEYVTQADLDEHVLPSLQKMLLRSPETAFLDFGFLCSRVNVDKAGMLSRFQNAILSSLASSNLSTREAVLTIRDTNSRYLHPRRLLWHDDLVFFIEALCKSIKPGDVRSEEQRLAQYFLMKRILASPKNSPALLTCMAPIIQKETQPTSVKASIDAIFKHVEYLLNQDEEVPPVFVKALLSKTHSPKAPIRAAALCGIYPALRLLSPRSTTRASQNESRVRLFKELMPSLGTSIQSAQTGALTSLEAALEGCVAVALIWGPLGPGHPLHAEAASLAPLDALLAAGSKPSFLLNEKVAHKMGEHDLVHWHANALSFVLARQPIQKLHDKDVHAHVLALLRGYVHHSAYVGKEFYSPKLVSSAQDQVKFILEHIRSHDTYLALDLARQVLGSENDVAPKLVQKLLMAVRTEDRVPDMIVLAHAPQLLGLSDTFFVPLCLVMDAEFDSLDPPEVVTQHVDHMLRLIYDAHADPAWRASAEAALSTVALIAPEVVLPRVCGDIVRHLSVQSLEAWSAQDVAIWRAPGDKPYVDVLASHKSQQPLDKGRTTSMDQWDAEVRASIAAKKAASAPKTLSQQDQAAVDAQLAREREIRDSIERERTHVLLALRRVRTVLRVPVPDTATHMFRLTMAVWTCLKSERARSLGVTEEAVPTLQALSQACEARAKVVCGFIYSAMLRDVDAALVPLDYALESGEEIELRILYQLRFLVDAAPLELGSCGFVVPWLVQLVDQSRLGGDEAQDDRVVERLQLAVDTFAAHAVYGADTAFPRAETVRALLVVLRRMPMLVHDSVAALRAFGEMISHTHEGQYALIMQLLEACLSEERRERDGALQCLVPLDLTELEFSPALWLAMHSDLAPLASQIWMENALDVPSTYVSSLVPLLRHAHAYVRTSAARAVGAACALHPDTLGALLEALRMLYHAENYSLAPEYDQFGMVIESTLGREDPWHVRVAVARAIEASAPSFRAADVVPFFVFALQPGTALSDRHEAVRHAMLEASSAVIDARGDDVLSELLSQLEASLESEHDAVTEAAVVLLGRAARYLPADSAHVRRVVERLLSALRTPSELVQEAVASCLPALVRASAAAKDVPSIVDRLFVDLLHGDKYATRRGAAYGLAGVVKGRGVSAIRELRILARLSEAAHDTSTTTTRQGALFAYELLASTLHVLLEPYVDGILADLLLCFGDTHADVREATQDAARVLMRSLSGQCLKLILPSLLDGLDEKQWRTKKGAVELLGAMAFCAPRQLSAALPTIIPRLSEVLTDSHRQVSAAANQSLKQFGEVIHNPEIHALVPSILKALVDPNAKTALALKGLLRTKFVHYIDAPSLALIAPIIERGLRERTVLLQKQAAQIVGHLASLTDARDYVPYLAKLTPLVRVVLVSPVPDARGVAAKALGTLVERLGEVHFVDLVPSLLQVLRTDATGVDRHGAAQGLAEVLAGLGMERMERLLPTIIENTQDSTPYVREGHLALLIYLPATFGARFLPHLQRIVPPIVASMADDIESVREASLRAGRMLITNYTQRSVDLLLPQLEPRLFDTRHRVRLSALQLTADMLFRVSGISGKAEVENEADDETDEAAVAASSVQRTLVHALGAERRARILASIFILRQDPSMPVRQTAAHTWKALVHNTPRTAREVLPVMLDILLSSSLASDDAEQREMAGRTLGELVRKLGEKILSETVPILSERATHAPKASVRAGVCRAVTDVLSNATKTQLEDHEDALIGVVRHALGDAAPDVRAAAAHALDAMQAHLGTHAIDATIPTLLEALDDERAPTALAALTEVVRTQPDIVFPVVVPTLAHVPVSASHAAALVALLPVAGAALPPQISVILSSLAASCDDETQVRYDVADALFEAITGVDALHQCVLQLLGWLSARSPTRQALACHLFVHFSQRVTVPWTDYEVDFVRKLVSLYEHTEERVFAAARSALDACLHAIPKEHWGDLVVPLRRAIESTGAPSTPLAGLCQHRGASPFVPVLLHGLLQGTAEQREQGALGLADLVEKTTPDALKPFITAMVGPLIRLCGDRHAPPVKMAILTSLHTMVQRVPLLVRPFYPQLQRSFQKALSDPASATVRSQAAHALGRLMGLQTRVEGVVNELVSTLHRALAEPDDTADAAATALACLLTHVPHDKLSDGARASIAACLHDAFHADEEPREALKKALADVLAALVRFDAHAAEPLLSAQVLLPAPVDVHLAALCLRACMEQAPDALYAIARPPSLVSQLTAAWLSEAPSVARAARETREMLRRSRPWNTDDTVLSAL, from the coding sequence ATGCGGACGCGCGATATCAAGCAATGGCTCCGCGCTGCCGACCCGGCAGAAGCAGAGTCTCCGTATGATTCAGACGATGAGATGGCTCCTGACCATGAAGAGCCGGCTCGTCCCTCTATCATGGAGGAAGCAGAATCTGATTGGGACGCATTCATATCATGTACGGCCTCGTTGCTCCGCGAGACCAAATCCAAAAGGCGCCATAAATTCGTCAATGAAACCATTCCTATGGTGGCGAAAGACCCAGAGACCACGTCCTCAGAGCGCGTGGCACTGTATAAACTCCTTCTTGAGGCCTCTTTTTGGCACACGGACTTGAATACGCGTTTCTATCTCGTCCAAGCTGGCTATGTGTTGCTGGAAGCAGACACAGCATCAGCGCCAGCCAAGCCATGCTCTAGCATGCTGGTGGACGAAGCCGTGCATGCACTGGAAGCTGAGACGGAGAGGCTGACGCGTCCTGACCTGTGCCACACCGAAACACGCGTAcagctcgagacgctgtaTGCTTGGCTGCACTATGTACTTACCGTTGCGATAAGGGGAGACCATGTAGCACTGAAGACGGACAAGGCATTCATTGAGCTCGTGAGAATGCGTGCACGAGTCTATGGCACACACATGGCCCTACGATTCCCATGGATTCAGCTGTTCCATTGCATTATGACGAAGCACAGGGCATGGGAAGAGGATCTTTCGAGTCTTTCGTTGATGCTACATGTGGCACTGAATATTCAAGCACCTGATGCTTGGGGCGCCTTTCTCATGCAAGAGCGCATCTTGTCCAATGCGCATTTTACCAAGGAACCCCACAAACAGGCTGCCCATGAATTGATTGAGAGTGTCAAGGCACCCGTGCTGCAGTATTACACAACCCATGTGATATGCTCCAAGacgcctgtgccgcgcgctgtgcgcgatgccatggCACACCGATGGCTATACTTCTTTGAAGAATATGTGACACAAGCGGACCTTGATGAGCATGTCCTGCCTTCGCTCCAGAAAATGCTTCTCCGCTCGCCAGAGACGGCGTTCTTGGACTTTGGATTTTTGTGCTCACGCGTCAATGTGGACAAGGCCGGCATGCTCTCGCGGTTCCAAAATGCGATTCTGTCGTCTTTGGCTTCATCGAACCTTTCCACAAGGGAGGCCGTGCTGACGATACGTGATACCAATTCGCGGTACCTACACCCGAGGCGGCTTTTGTGGCATGATGATTTGGTCTTCTTTATTGAGGCGCTTTGCAAGAGTATCAAGCCGGGCGATGTGCGTTCTGAAGAGCAGCGCTTGGCGCAGTACTTTTTGATGAAGCGGATCCTTGCGTCTCCGAAGAACAGTCCTGCCTTGCTAacgtgcatggcgcccaTCATCCAGAAGGAGACGCAGCCGACCAGTGTAAAGGCGTCCATCGATGCCATCTTCAAGCATGTCGAGTATCTTCTTAACCAGGACGAGGAAGTTCCACCGGTCTTTgtcaaggcgctgctcaGCAAGACCCATTCGCCGAAAGCACCGATACGAGCTGCCGCCCTCTGTGGCATTTATCCGGCGTTGCGCCTGCTGTCTCCCAGATCGACAACTCGAGCATCTCAGAACGAGTCTCGGGTGCGCCTTTTCAAGGAGCTCATGCCATCCCTGGGCACGAGCATCCAGTCGGCCCAGACGGGCGCTCTTACTTCACTtgaagcggcgctggaaggatgcgtcgctgtggcTCTTATTTGGGGACCCTTGGGGCCAGGCCACCCACTGCATGCTGAGGCTGCATCGCTCGCCccgctggatgcgctctTGGCGGCGGGCAGCAAACCGTCGTTCCTGCTGAACGAAAAGGTGGCGCACAAGATGGGGGAGCATGACCTCGTGCATTGGCATGCGAATGCCTTGAGCTTTGTACTAGCGCGCCAGCCGATCCAAAAGCTGCACGACAAggacgtgcatgcgcatgtgctggcCTTGCTTCGCGGCTATGTGCATCACAGTGCGTACGTGGGCAAGGAATTTTACTCGCCGAAGCTCGTCAGCTCTGCGCAAGATCAGGTGAAGTTTATCCTCGAACACATACGCTCGCATGACACCTATCTGGCCCTGGACTTGGCGAGGCAAGTGCTGGGCTCGGAGAACGATGTGGCGCCCAAATTGGTGCAGAAGCTGCTCATGGCCGTCCGGACGGAAGATCGTGTGCCCGATATGATTGTgctcgcgcacgctccgCAGCTGCTGGGTCTGAGTGACACCTTTTTCGTGCCGCTGTGCCTTGTCATGGACGCTGAATTTGACTCGCTCGATCCGCCCGAGGTCGTCACGCAGCATGTCGACcacatgctgcgcctcatctacgatgcgcatgcggatccagcgtggcgcgcgtcggcagaGGCGGCCCTGTCGACTGTGGCCCTTATTGCGCCGGAAGTTGTGCTGCCGCGTGTGTGCGGCGATATCGTGCGCCACCTGTCGGTCCAGTCCCTCGAGGCATGGTCCGCACAGGACGTGGCTATttggcgcgcgcctggTGACAAGCCGTacgtcgatgtgctggcgTCGCACAAGAGCCAGCAGCCGCTGGACAAGGGACGCACGACGAGTATGGATCAGTGGGATGCCGAGGTGCGTGCCTCGATCGCTGCGAAAAAagcggcctcggcgcccaAGACGCTGTCCCAGCAGGACCAGGCGGCGGTCGATGCTCAGCTCGCGCGTGAGCGCGAGATACGTGACTCGATCGAGCGGGAGCGAACGCACGTGCTGCTGGCCTTGCGCCGCGTACGCACGGTGCTTcgtgtgcctgtgcctgacaCCGCCACGCACATGTTCCGCCTCACCATGGCCGTGTGGACGTGTCTGAAGagcgagcgtgcgcgctcgCTGGGTGTGACGGAGGAAGCTGTGCCcacgctgcaggcgctgtcgcAGGCGTGTGAGGCGCGTGCCAAGGTCGTGTGTGGCTTTATCTacagcgccatgctgcgcgacgtggatgcagcgctggTGCCGCTGGACTACGCGCTCGAGTCCGGCGAGGAGATCGAGCTGCGGATCCTGTACCAGCTGCGCTTCCTGGTCGACGCCGCTCCGCTCGAGCTGGGCTCGTGTGGCTTTGTGGTGCcatggctcgtgcagctggtCGATCAGAGCCGTCTGGGCGGTGACGAGGCGCAAGATGACCGGGTCGTCGAGCGGCTCCAGCTGGCCGTCGATACGTTcgctgcgcatgccgtGTACGGCGCCGACACGGCGTTCCCTCGTGCCGAAACGGTGCGTGCCCTGCTCGTggtcctgcgccgcatgcctATGCTGGTGCATGACAGTGTggcagcgctgcgtgcgtttGGCGAGATGATCTCGCATACGCACGAGGGGCAGTATGCGCTGATtatgcagctgctcgaggcgtgCCTGTCCGaggagcgccgtgagcgcgaTGGGGCGTTGCAGTGCCTTGTGCCGCTGGACTTGACGGAGCTCGAGTTCTCGCCTGCGCTGTGGCTCGCGATGCATTCGGACTTGGCGCCCCTGGCCTCGCAGATCTGGATGGAGAatgcgctcgatgtgcCGTCGACGTACGTGTCGTCGCTCGTCCCGCTTCtccggcatgcgcatgcgtaCGTCcggacgagcgccgcgcgcgccgtgggcgccgcgtgtgcgcTGCATCCCGACACGCTCGGTGCGCTTCTCGAGGCGCTTCGGATGCTGTACCATGCGGAGAACTACTCGCTGGCGCCCGAGTACGACCAGTTCGGCATGGTGATTGAGTCGACGCTCGGCCGCGAGGACCCGTGGCATGTGCgcgtggccgtggcgcgcgcgatcgaGGCGAGTGCGCCGTCGTTCCGTGCCGCTGACGTCGTGCCGTTCTTTGTGTTTGCGCTGCAGCccggcacggcgctgaGTGATCGACATGAGGCGGTGCGGCATGCGATGCTCGAGGCGTCGTCGGCTGTGATTGATGCGCGTGGCGACGATGTGCTGTCGGAGCTGCTGTCGCAGCTCGAAGCGAGTCTCGAGAGCGAGCATGATGCCGTGACGGaggcggccgtcgtgctgctgggccgtgcggcgcgctACCTGCCCGCGGACAGTGCGCACGTCCGACGCGTCGTTGAGCGTCTCTtgtcggcgctgcgcacgccgagtgagctggtgcaggaggcggtggcgtcgtgcctgccggcgctcgtgcgggcgtcggcggccgcgaaggacgtgccgagcatCGTCGACCGCCTGTTTGTCGACCTCCTGCATGGCGACAAGtatgcgacgcgccgcggcgccgcgtACGGCCTCGCGGGCGTCGTGAAGGGGCGCGGCGTGAGTGCGATCCGCGAGCTGCGGATCCTCGCGCGTCTGTCGGAggccgcgcacgacacgagcacgacgacgacgcgccagGGCGCGCTGTTTGCGTacgagctgctggcgaGCACGCTGCATGTCCTGCTGGAGCCGTATGTCGACGGCATTCTTGCCGACCTGCTCCTGTGCTTCggcgacacgcacgcggATGTGCGTGAGGCGACgcaggacgcggcgcgtgtgctgaTGCGGAGTCTGAGTGGGCAGTGCCTCAAGCTGATTCTGCcgtcgctgctcgacgGGCTCGACGAGAAGCAGTGGCGCACAAAGAagggcgccgtcgagctgctgggcgcgaTGGCGTTctgtgcgccgcggcagcTCTCGGCGGCGCTCCCGACCATCATTCCGCGTCTGAGCGAGGTGCTGACGGACTCGCATCGCCAGgtgagcgccgcggcgaaTCAGAGTCTGAAGCAGTTCGGCGAGGTCATCCACAACCCCGAGATCCACGCGCTTGTGCCGTCGATcctcaaggcgctcgtcgacccGAACGCCAagacggcgctcgcgctcaaGGGCCTGCTCAGGACCAAGTTTGTGCACTACAtcgatgcgccgtcgctcgcgctgaTTGCGCCGATCAtcgagcgcggcctgcgtgagcgcacggtgctgctgcagaaGCAGGCGGCACAGATCGTCGGGCACCTGGCGTCGCTGAccgacgcgcgcgactACGTGCCGTACCTGGCCAAGCTCacgccgctcgtgcgtgtcgtgctCGTGTCGCCCGTGCCcgatgcgcgcggcgtcgccgccaaggcgctcggcacgctcgtcgagcggcTGGGCGAAGTGCACTTTGTCGATCTCGTCCCGTCGCTCCTGCAGGTGCTGCGCACCGACGCGACGGGCGTGGAccgccacggcgccgcgcagggCCTCGCCGAGGTGCTCGCCGGTCTCGgcatggagcgcatggagcgcCTCCTGCCGACGATCATCGAAAACACGCAGGACAGCACGCCGTACGTGCGCGAAGGCCacctcgcgctgctcatCTACCTGCCGGCGACGttcggcgcgcgcttccTCCCGCATctccagcgcatcgtgccgccgatcgtcgcgagcatggccgacgacatcgagtccgtgcgcgaggcgagTCTCCGCGCCGGCCGCATGCTGATCACGAACTACACGCAGCGCTCCGTCGATCTCCTCCTGCCGCAGCTCGAGCCGCGCCTCTTCGACACGCGGCACCGCGTGCGTCTctcggcgctgcagcttACGGCCGACATGCTCTTCCGCGTGAGCGGCATCTCCGGCAAGGCCGAGGTCGAGAacgaggcggacgacgagacggacgaggccgccgtcgcggcctcgtccgtccagcgcacgctcgtccacgccctcggcgccgagcgccgcgcccgcaTCCTCGCGAGCATCTTTATCCTCCGCCAGGACCCCAGCATGCCCGTGCGCCAGACGGCCGCCCACACGTGGaaggcgctcgtccacaACACGCCCCGCACCGCGCGCGAAGTGCTCCCCGTCATGCTCGACATCCtgctcagcagctcgctcgcgtccgacgacgccgagcagcgcgagatGGCCGgccgcacgctcggcgaACTCGTCCGCAAACTCGGCGAAAAGATCCTCAGCGAGACCGTGCCGATCctcagcgagcgcgcgacgcacgcgcccAAGGCCTCCGTCCGCGCcggcgtgtgccgcgccgtcACCGACGTTTTGTCGAACGCGACcaagacgcagctcgaggaCCACGAAGACGCGCTcatcggcgtcgtgcgccacgccctcggcgacgccgcgcccgACGtccgcgcggcggccgcacacgccctcgacgcgatgcaggcgcatctcggcacgcacgcgatCGACGCCACGATCCCCACGCTCCTCGAGGCactcgacgacgagcgcgcgccCACCgccctcgcggcgctcacggaagtcgtgcgcacgcagccCGACATCGTCTTCCCCGTCGTCGTCCCGACGCTCGCACACGTGCCCGTGTCGGCctcgcacgccgcggcgctcgtcgccctgctgcccgtcgccggcgccgcgctgccgccgcagATCAGCGTCATCctcagcagcttggccgcctcgtgcgacgacgagacgcAGGTCAGGTAcgacgtcgccgacgcgctctTCGAGGCCATCAcaggcgtcgacgccctgCACCAGTGCGTCCTCCAACTCCTCGGCTGGCTCAGTGCccgctcgccgacgcgccAGGCACTCGCCTGCCACCTGTTCGTGCACTTCAGCCAGCGCGTGACCGTGCCGTGGACCGACTACGAAGTCGACTTTGTGCGCAAACTCGTCTCGCTCTACGAGCACACCGAGGAGCGCGTCtttgccgccgcgcgctcCGCCCTCGATGCGTGCCTGCACGCCATCCCCAAGGAGCACTGGGGCGACCTCGTCGTGCccctgcgccgcgccatCGAGTCGAccggcgcgccgtcgacgccccTCGCCGGCCTGTGCcagcatcgcggcgcatcgccaTTCGTGCCCGTGCtcctgcacggcctgctCCAAGGCaccgccgagcagcgcgagcaggGCGCCCTGGGCCTCGCTGACCTCGTCGAAAAGACGACGCCCGACGCCCTCAAGCCGTTCATCACGGCCATGGTCGGCCCGCTCATCCGTCTGTGCGGCGACCGCCACGCGCCCCCCGTCAAAATGGCGATCCTCACGTCGCTGCACACGAtggtgcagcgcgtgccgctccTCGTCCGCCCCTTTTATCcacagctgcagcgctCGTTCCAAAAGGCCCTCTCGGACcccgccagcgccacagTGCGCTCACAGGCCGCCCACGCCCTCGGCCGCCTCATGGGCCTGCAAACGCGCGTCGAAGGCGTCGTCAACGAGCTCGTAAGCACCCTCCATCGCGCCCTCGCCGAGCCCGATGACACggccgacgcagccgcgACGGCCCTCGCCTGCCTCCTcacgcatgtgccgcacgACAAGCtcagcgacggcgcgcgcgcctcgatcgcagCGTGCCTACACGACGCCTTCCATGCCGACGAAGAGCCGCGCGAAGCCCTCAAAAAGgccctcgccgacgtcctcgccgcgctcgtccgcttcgatgcgcacgccgccgagcCCCTCCTGTCGGCGCAAGTCCTGCTGCCCGCGCCCGTCGACGTCCACCTGGCCGCCCTGTGCCTCCGCGCCTGCATGGAGCAGGCCCCCGACGCGCTCTACGCCATCGCTCGGCCCCcgtcgctcgtgtcgcAGCTCACCGCGGCCTGGCtcagcgaggcgccgtccgtcgcccgcgccgcccgcgaAACGCGCGAGATGCTCCGTCGCTCACGCCCATGGAACACGGACGACACCGTCCTGTCCGCCCTCTAA
- a CDS encoding cyclin: MASYISPGATASAASPAPATPQLESQDMRIPKSVSDHAMLEDRYYGHRQISEAIERMIMALFSCTQDSMAAAVESPSSQTRHAPRLSYFVAYALYRTRLPMAVVYFALLLLKRLKTQYPVARGSSGHRLFISSFMLACKMLCDDAYNNKSWVIVSQSLFSLHEVNQMERELFMYLDLDLRVSSEELSAFALELERYGAPSVTLDDLKRTRLSVPVASTSSTPTRSPAGKSSSSPAARRRTHRRCLSLRPDYWTYSSSGMPMSRHHRSESHEWSASSMQRWSRSLARSSMPSQRSAPAVQNVTPAPSMAAIATQPAYYPAAAMAGMYGPSPAVSWSSFYSTTNASNLSITTPHSLGSSLRPTPSTSMSELSLHSPISGGPMYSTMPMTMPSYHDWDHPAKVPAYEVNESFRMARDVL, from the coding sequence ATGGCCAGCTATATTTCACCCGGGGCAACTGCCTCTGCTGCATCCCCTGCGCCTGCCACACCTCAGCTGGAGTCGCAAGATATGCGCATCCCCAAGAGTGTGTCGGACCATGCTATGCTCGAGGACCGCTATTATGGTCATCGCCAGATCTCTGAAGCCATTGAGCGGATGATCATGGCGCTCTTTTCTTGTACGCAAGATTCTATGGCAGCTGCTGTTGAAAGCCCCTCGTCCCAGACGaggcatgcgccgcgcctgtCATACTTTGTCGCGTATGCCTTGTATCGAACTCGTTTGCCTATGGCGGTAGTGTACTTTGCACTACTCCTTCTCAAGCGGCTCAAGACGCAATATCCCGTGGCCCGTGGGTCCTCAGGCCACCGGCTGTTTATTTCGTCGTTTATGCTGGCGTGTAAAATGCTGTGTGATGATGCCTACAATAACAAATCATGGGTGATTGTCAGTCAGAGCTTATTCTCGCTGCACGAAGTGAATCAaatggagcgcgagctgtTTATGTACTTGGACTTGGACTTGCGTGTGTCGTCCGAGGAGCTGAGTGCCTTTGCGTTGGAGCTAGAACGGTACGGTGCTCCGAGTGTGACGCTTGATGACTTGAAGCGAACGCGTCTTTCCGTGCCCGTGGCTagcacgagcagcacgcccaCTCGCTCACCTGCGGGCAAGTCGTCAAGCTCGCCGGCTGCGCGTCGCAGGACACACAGGCGGTGTCTTAGTCTGCGCCCTGATTACTGGACCTATTCTAGCAGCGGTATGCCCATGTCGCGGCACCACCGCTCTGAGAGCCATGAGTGGAGCGCTAGCAGCATGCAGCGCTGGTCGCGCTCGCTAGCTCGGTCGTCTATGCCGTCGCAGCGATCGGCGCCGGCTGTGCAGAACGTGACGCCGGCTCCGAGCATGGCGGCTatcgcgacgcagccggCGTACTATCCAGCGGCAGCCATGGCTGGCATGTATGGCCCGTCTCCTGCTGTGTCATGGTCGTCGTTTTATTCGACGACGAATGCGTCGAACTTGTCGATCACCACCCCTCACTCGCTTGGCTCCAGTCTACGGCCCACACCCTCGACGTCCATGTCGGAGCTCTCTCTGCACAGCCCCATATCGGGCGGCCCCATGTACAGTACCATGCCCATGACCATGCCCAGCTATCATGACTGGGACCATCCTGCGAAGGTACCGGCGTATGAGGTGAATGAGTCGTTCCGTATGGCGCGAGATGTCTTGTAA